The following coding sequences lie in one Apium graveolens cultivar Ventura chromosome 1, ASM990537v1, whole genome shotgun sequence genomic window:
- the LOC141715263 gene encoding uncharacterized protein LOC141715263 — protein MSKYHGGLAFRNLYGYNIALMANHVWKFIDKPASLVSRFYKSKYFPHSDVLSAKASPGSSFIWNNVPVHSRLNSKGVQLPLSCPMCDSSIEDPVHLFFTCPFAVACWQYSGLSVDISGGDYAPAWLLSHLSCEDTSRVLGITKVIWGIWFFRNKKVWEDKVVTAALAMDWSSKSITECLDPGAFKFNVDAAFCPGAASFSVGLVIRYHAGDFMASKTSCQAMVSTVVEAEARAILEGLYWVSSMPYEVVAIESDSLVNVRALQGASDNLQEVGHILDACRVILDSRPSYAISFFKRQSNRVAHLVAKSPYSLNCQNVLTSPSNLLLEALLYDVS, from the exons ATGTCGAAATATCATGGGGGCTTGGCGTTTCGAAATTTATATGGTTATAATATTGCTTTAATGGCTAATCATGTGTGGAAATTTATCGACAAGCCTGCCTCTCTTGTGTCAAGGTTTTATAAATCTAAATACTTTCCACATTCAGATGTTCTTTCAGCGAAAGCCTCACCTGGCTCTAGTTTCATATG GAATAATGTTCCCGTTCATAGTAGATTAAACTCTAAGGGAGTTCAGTTGCCTCTTAGTTGCCCAATGTGTGATTCGAGCATTGAAGACCCTGTGCATCTATTTTTTACTTGTCCCTTTGCTGTGGCGTGTTGGCAATACTCGGGGTTGAGTGTTGATATATCTGGTGGGGATTATGCTCCGGCCTGGTTATTATCCCATCTGAGTTGTGAAGACACCAGTCGAGTTCTTGGCATAACTAAAGTGATATGGGGTATATGGTTTTTTCGGAACAAAAAAGTGTGGGAGGATAAGGTAGTAACAGCAGCACTAGCCATGGACTGGAGTTCAAAAAGCATTACGGAATGTCTGGATCCTGGTGCTTTTAAGTTCAACGTAGATGCAGCTTTTTGTCCGGGAGCAGCATCGTTTTCAGTTGGTTTAGTCATTCGTTACCACGCTGGAGACTTCATGGCTAGTAAAACCTCCTGTCAAGCCATGGTGTCCACTGTTGTTGAAGCAGAAGCCCGAGCCATCCTCGAAGGTTTGTACTGGGTTAGCTCGATGCCGTATGAAGTGGTAGCTATCGAATCTGATTCTCTGGTTAATGTGAGAGCTTTGCAGGGAGCCTCAGATAATTTACAGGAGGTTGGGCATATTTTGGATGCTTGCCGTGTTATTCTTGATTCTAGGCCAAGTTATGCCATTTCTTTTTTTAAAAGACAATCGAATAGGGTTGCTCATTTGGTAGCAAAATCGCCCTATTCTCTAAATTGTCAAAACGTGTTAACGTCTCCTTCAAACTTGTTGTTGGAGGCTCTTTTGTATGACGTTTCGTAG
- the LOC141677486 gene encoding uncharacterized protein LOC141677486 isoform X1, translating to MKILSWNCRGLGSPRTVRVLGDLVRVHKPDFLFLCETIAFSNKVEEMRIKLGFAQFFSVDRVSRSGGLAIFWRNNVQCEVTSYSRNHVNVNFFNNETVAWSLSCFYGFPESQNRKNSWDLLCRLAELTQLPWMVIGDFNDLLAPEDKWGGVPHARSLMAGFQENVDDSLLSEIHLQGGKFTWENSRGTADWVKERLDMSFATREWLHMFPLCKLSVIHVPVSDHDPLLLDLISVAFSQKQFRFRFENTWLQEPNFRKETTDFWLALPPSHILPKLIFVSNFMARWGRNFFHKFRDKVKKQKELLSSLVNRVDSDGVKLYFEENDKLNDLLLHEELYWKQRAKVFLANRGRC from the coding sequence ATGAAAATCTTAAGCTGGAACTGTCGAGGGTTAGGGTCCCCTCGTACAGTTCGTGTTCTTGGTGATCTCGTTAGAGTTCACAAACCTGATTTTCTATTTTTATGTGAGACTATTGCTTTTTCTAATAAAGTTGAGGAGATGCGTATTAAGCTTGGCTTTGCTCAGTTTTTTTCTGTAGATAGAGTTAGTCGCAGTGGTGGCTTAGCAATTTTTTGGAGGAATAATGTCCAGTGTGAGGTTACGAGTTACTCTCGAAACCATGTTAATGTCAACTTTTTCAATAATGAGACTGTTGCTTGGTCGTTATCCTGTTTTTATGGCTTTCCAGAGAGTCAGAATAGGAAGAACTCGTGGGACCTTCTTTGTAGATTAGCTGAGTTAACTCAATTACCTTGGATGGTTATTGGTGATTTTAATGATCTTTTAGCTCCTGAGGACAAGTGGGGTGGTGTTCCTCATGCTCGTTCTCTTATGGCTGGCTTTCAAGAGAATGTCGATGATTCTCTCTTGTCTGAAATTCATTTGCAGGGTGGAAAATTCACTTGGGAGAATTCTCGTGGTACTGCTGATTGGGTGAAAGAGAGGCTAGATATGAGTTTTGCTACGAGGGAATGGCTTCACATGTTTCCGTTATGTAAGCTTTCTGTCATTCACGTTCCAGTTTCTGATCATGACCCGCTCTTGCTTGATTTAATTAGCGTGGCTTTTTCTCAGAAGCAATTTCGCTTTCGTTTTGAAAATACGTGGTTGCAAGAGCCGAACTTTCGCAAGGAAACCACAGATTTTTGGCTTGCTCTTCCTCCTTCGCATATTCTCCCAAAGCTCATCTTCGTTTCTAATTTTATGGCGCGATGGGGCAGGAATTTCTTCCACAAGTTCCGAGATAAAGTCAAGAAACAAAAGGAGTTGCTATCCTCTTTAGTTAATCGTGTTGATAGTGATGGAGTTAAACTCTattttgaggaaaatgacaagTTGAATGATCTTCTTTTGCACGAAGAATTGTATTGGAAGCAAAGGGCCAAGGTTTTTTTGGCTAACAGAGGGAGATGCTAA